Proteins encoded by one window of Halobaculum halobium:
- a CDS encoding DUF7528 family protein: MEVDGQTHELSREAAADLRESLADALTERREFFRTAGEFRADGSYVVSRKAADSAGNAKVFDSFDALVRLYDRLPDRFDADEVGRTGITGSRRHMLIRHFAEHPAFDCRIRRRNPLSGEKTDGDRSAEAVTEAGE, translated from the coding sequence GTGGAGGTGGACGGACAGACGCACGAACTGTCACGCGAGGCCGCCGCGGACCTGCGGGAGTCGCTAGCCGACGCGCTGACCGAGCGTCGCGAGTTCTTCCGCACCGCGGGGGAGTTCCGCGCCGACGGGAGCTACGTCGTCTCCCGCAAGGCGGCCGACTCCGCGGGCAACGCGAAGGTGTTCGACTCCTTCGACGCGCTCGTGCGGCTCTACGACAGGCTGCCTGACCGCTTCGACGCCGACGAGGTCGGTCGGACCGGCATCACCGGCTCGCGGCGTCACATGCTGATCCGGCACTTCGCCGAACACCCGGCGTTCGACTGTCGCATCCGACGTCGAAACCCCCTGAGCGGCGAAAAGACCGACGGCGACCGGTCCGCGGAGGCGGTCACCGAAGCCGGGGAGTGA